The Sylvia atricapilla isolate bSylAtr1 chromosome 3, bSylAtr1.pri, whole genome shotgun sequence genome has a window encoding:
- the RHOB gene encoding rho-related GTP-binding protein RhoB — translation MAAIRKKLVVVGDGACGKTCLLIVFSKDEFPEVYVPTVFENYVADIEVDGKQVELALWDTAGQEDYDRLRPLSYPDTDVILMCFSVDSPDSLENIPEKWVPEVKHFCPNVPIILVANKKDLRNDEHVRNELARMKQEPVRTEDGRAMAIRIQAYDYLECSAKTKEGVREVFETATRAALQKRYGTQNGCINCCKVL, via the coding sequence ATGGCCGCCATCCGCAAGAAGCTGGTAGTGGTGGGGGACGGTGCCTGTGGCAAGACTTGCCTCCTCATCGTCTTCAGCAAGGACGAGTTTCCCGAGGTCTACGTGCCCACCGTCTTCGAGAACTACGTGGCCGACATCGAGGTGGACGGCAAGCAGGTGGAGCTGGCGCTGTGGGACACGGCTGGCCAGGAGGACTATGACCGCCTGCGTCCCCTTTCCTATCCGGACACCGATGTCATCCTCATGTGCTTCTCTGTGGACAGCCCGGACTCGCTGGAGAACATCCCGGAGAAGTGGGTGCCCGAAGTCAAGCACTTCTGCCCCAACGTCCCCATCATCCTGGTGGCCAACAAGAAGGACCTGCGGAATGACGAGCACGTGCGGAACGAGCTGGCCCGCATGAAGCAGGAGCCGGTGCGCACCGAGGACGGCCGGGCCATGGCCATCCGCATCCAGGCCTACGACTACCTGGAGTGCTCGGCCAAGACCAAGGAGGGTGTCCGGGAGGTCTTCGAGACTGCCACCcgggcagccctgcagaagcGCTACGGCACCCAGAACGGCTGCATCAACTGCTGCAAAGTCCTATAG